Proteins from a single region of Rhipicephalus sanguineus isolate Rsan-2018 chromosome 5, BIME_Rsan_1.4, whole genome shotgun sequence:
- the LOC119393575 gene encoding centrosomal AT-AC splicing factor isoform X6: MATIESFMQYTLCELCRVSHNVGKKHVYSKKHQQIVKNVLAKYLKKVHEAKQFLKKPEVHDLLWEDGAKVWCYFCAAEIEKHGRNVDDALSVRSYNFLLHLATPAHEAACKSFFWKNKISKASVKLYVISSDIVSKAEPLINAAEKAYLEKMERLHQKNVSAILKADKQREDTVMKARLEYSSAVSEHTSSQPQPGCSSWSSVNGISSSREQGMTGNIHTGAKPPWLYEDSEEEDEEEPTTAKRPRIGEVSKAPIGPTMEDFQKHLFLEKRKKLNPNRVGANFDHFSETSEEWLPSFGRVWNFGRRWQSRSQYRKEEKAAGKWKKLKES, from the exons ATGGCGACCATAGAATCGTTCATGCAGTACACGTTGTGTGAGCTATGCAGGGTGAGCCATAACGTTGGGAAGAAGCACGTGTATTCGAAGAAACATCAACAAATTGTCAAAAATGTGTTGGCGAAGTACCTTAAGAAA GTGCACGAAGCGAAGCAGTTCCTAAAGAAACCTGAAGTGCACGATTTGCTTTGGGAAGATGGAGCTAAAGTTtggtgctacttttgtgccgCGGAAATTGAGAAACACGGGAGAAACGTTGATGACGCCTTGAGCGTTCGCAGCTACAACTTTCTCTTGCACCTCGCAAC GCCGGCTCACGAAGCAGCCTGTAAAAGTTTCTTCTGGAAGAACAAAATAAGCAAGGCATCAGTTAAGCTGTATGTCATCAGCAGTGACATAGTTTCCAA AGCAGAGCCGCTTATTAATGCTGCAGAAAAGGCCTACCTTGAGAAGATGGAAAGGCTGCATCAAAAG AATGTCTCTGCCATCCTAAAAGCCGACAAGCAGAGGGAAGACACTGTGATGAAAGCCCGCCTCGAG TACTCTTCAGCGGTTAGCGAACACACCAGTTCCCAGCCCCAGCCTGGTTGCAGCAGTTGGTCGTCAGTAAATGGAATTTCATCATCGAGGGAACAG GGAATGACAGGCAATATCCACACCGGTGCAAAGCCTCCTTGGCTGTATGAAGACAGCGAGGAAGAAGATGAGGAGGAGCCAACCACGGCCAAGCGTCCACGCATTGGAGAGGTCTCCAAGGCCCCCATCGGACCCACCATGGAGGACTTCCAGAAACATT TGTTCCTGGAGAAGAGGAAAAAGCTCAACCCGAACCGGGTAGGggcaaatttcgaccacttttCGGAAACTTCGGAAGAGTGGCTCCCATCGTTTGGACGCGTGTGGAACTTTGGTAGGAGATGGCAGTCGAG GAGTCAGTACCGAAAAGAAGAAAAGGCTGCAGGAAAATGGAAGAAGCTGAAGGAAAGTTAA
- the LOC119393575 gene encoding centrosomal AT-AC splicing factor isoform X1 — translation MATIESFMQYTLCELCRVSHNVGKKHVYSKKHQQIVKNVLAKYLKKVHEAKQFLKKPEVHDLLWEDGAKVWCYFCAAEIEKHGRNVDDALSVRSYNFLLHLATPAHEAACKSFFWKNKISKASVKLYVISSDIVSKAEPLINAAEKAYLEKMERLHQKNVSAILKADKQREDTVMKARLEYSSAVSEHTSSQPQPGCSSWSSVNGISSSREQRAIPQGMTGNIHTGAKPPWLYEDSEEEDEEEPTTAKRPRIGEVSKAPIGPTMEDFQKHLFLEKRKKLNPNRVGANFDHFSETSEEWLPSFGRVWNFGRRWQSRSQYRKEEKAAGKWKKLKES, via the exons ATGGCGACCATAGAATCGTTCATGCAGTACACGTTGTGTGAGCTATGCAGGGTGAGCCATAACGTTGGGAAGAAGCACGTGTATTCGAAGAAACATCAACAAATTGTCAAAAATGTGTTGGCGAAGTACCTTAAGAAA GTGCACGAAGCGAAGCAGTTCCTAAAGAAACCTGAAGTGCACGATTTGCTTTGGGAAGATGGAGCTAAAGTTtggtgctacttttgtgccgCGGAAATTGAGAAACACGGGAGAAACGTTGATGACGCCTTGAGCGTTCGCAGCTACAACTTTCTCTTGCACCTCGCAAC GCCGGCTCACGAAGCAGCCTGTAAAAGTTTCTTCTGGAAGAACAAAATAAGCAAGGCATCAGTTAAGCTGTATGTCATCAGCAGTGACATAGTTTCCAA AGCAGAGCCGCTTATTAATGCTGCAGAAAAGGCCTACCTTGAGAAGATGGAAAGGCTGCATCAAAAG AATGTCTCTGCCATCCTAAAAGCCGACAAGCAGAGGGAAGACACTGTGATGAAAGCCCGCCTCGAG TACTCTTCAGCGGTTAGCGAACACACCAGTTCCCAGCCCCAGCCTGGTTGCAGCAGTTGGTCGTCAGTAAATGGAATTTCATCATCGAGGGAACAG CGAGCGATACCGCAGGGAATGACAGGCAATATCCACACCGGTGCAAAGCCTCCTTGGCTGTATGAAGACAGCGAGGAAGAAGATGAGGAGGAGCCAACCACGGCCAAGCGTCCACGCATTGGAGAGGTCTCCAAGGCCCCCATCGGACCCACCATGGAGGACTTCCAGAAACATT TGTTCCTGGAGAAGAGGAAAAAGCTCAACCCGAACCGGGTAGGggcaaatttcgaccacttttCGGAAACTTCGGAAGAGTGGCTCCCATCGTTTGGACGCGTGTGGAACTTTGGTAGGAGATGGCAGTCGAG GAGTCAGTACCGAAAAGAAGAAAAGGCTGCAGGAAAATGGAAGAAGCTGAAGGAAAGTTAA